Proteins encoded by one window of Gordonia jinghuaiqii:
- a CDS encoding ABC transporter substrate-binding protein — protein MTSRLRLGALIASALMFAGLLAGCSSSDDEAGGQVQLNLPDGRSVTIPETPERIVTLGDQWTDVVLSFGVTPVGYYDYSKSATGEMQPWYGEKLADATFVDPTKGDDATTIAKLDPDLIFAPGFASNSPEFQQIEKLAPTVNSISGQEIDPWQDMVTVMGTVLHEPEKAKQIIDGAKAKIAAVGEENPGLNGKTYAFAFMYGNDQLSVLGDENDGAAKLFSELGLKMAPKLAAEYQRTGQPRFGLSTENIPMLDADVLVVATATPQQAETLRGLPGYKNLKAVKGNAVTFMTQSQITGLNAPSPNSIPYVLDLLEPSFAAAAA, from the coding sequence GTGACTTCACGACTTCGCCTCGGCGCGCTCATCGCCAGTGCGCTGATGTTCGCAGGCCTGCTGGCCGGCTGCTCGAGTTCGGATGACGAGGCCGGCGGCCAGGTGCAGCTCAACCTGCCCGACGGGCGGTCGGTCACCATTCCGGAGACTCCCGAGCGGATCGTGACATTGGGCGATCAGTGGACCGACGTCGTGCTGTCGTTCGGTGTCACCCCGGTCGGCTACTACGACTACTCCAAGTCGGCCACGGGGGAGATGCAGCCCTGGTACGGCGAGAAACTCGCCGACGCCACCTTCGTCGACCCCACCAAGGGCGACGACGCGACGACCATCGCCAAGCTCGACCCGGACCTGATCTTCGCGCCCGGCTTCGCGTCGAACAGCCCGGAGTTCCAGCAGATCGAGAAGCTCGCCCCGACGGTCAACTCCATCAGCGGCCAGGAGATCGACCCCTGGCAGGACATGGTCACCGTCATGGGAACCGTGCTGCACGAGCCCGAGAAGGCGAAACAGATCATCGACGGCGCCAAGGCGAAGATCGCCGCGGTCGGCGAGGAGAACCCCGGGCTCAACGGGAAGACCTACGCATTCGCCTTCATGTACGGCAACGATCAGCTGTCTGTTCTCGGGGACGAGAACGACGGTGCGGCAAAGCTGTTCAGCGAGCTCGGCCTGAAGATGGCGCCCAAGCTGGCAGCCGAGTACCAGCGCACCGGCCAGCCGCGCTTCGGGCTGAGCACGGAGAACATCCCGATGCTCGACGCCGATGTGCTCGTCGTCGCGACCGCCACCCCGCAGCAGGCCGAGACCCTGCGTGGCCTGCCGGGATACAAGAACCTGAAAGCGGTGAAAGGCAACGCCGTCACGTTCATGACCCAGTCGCAGATCACCGGGCTCAACGCGCCGTCGCCGAACTCGATCCCGTACGTCTTGGATCTGCTCGAGCCCTCGTTCGCGGCTGCCGCGGCCTGA
- a CDS encoding lysine N(6)-hydroxylase/L-ornithine N(5)-oxygenase family protein, whose translation MSPVENVDVLAIGCGPFNLGLAALASTLDDVDVLVVDSREEFRWHPGLMFDDATLQVSFLSDLVTLVDPTHPLSFLNYMADIDRMYRFLVREDFFPTRIEYEAYLLWCVNRLDSLRFATTVEEVVWDAGADAFRVTIRVGTTTSTVLARHVVVGIGTEPFVPQALSSDSPSVIHSSDYLFNQEKALAADTVTVIGSGQSGAEIVVDLLESNLRGGPAVRWWTRTPWFAPLDFTKLSLEMTTPAYMDYFHSLPEAARDRVRPQHWQFHKGISTDTLDRLHDLLYRRQLQDKLNPVQLRISVEVDGVDTLADGKLQVRGRHLDTGSQLAHTTDMVIACTGYQARKAHFLGPVESFLHRDSRGRLVIGANHEIETEPALTNRIFVANAEEHAHGVSAPNLDIGAVRNARILNTVLGREAYRLPKQTAFTSFGATDDDDVVAP comes from the coding sequence ATGAGCCCTGTTGAGAATGTAGACGTACTCGCGATCGGTTGCGGCCCCTTCAATCTGGGACTCGCCGCGCTCGCCTCCACCCTCGACGACGTCGACGTGCTGGTCGTCGACTCGCGCGAGGAGTTCCGGTGGCATCCGGGCCTGATGTTCGACGACGCGACACTCCAGGTGAGTTTCCTGTCCGACCTGGTGACGCTGGTCGATCCGACGCACCCCCTGTCGTTCCTGAACTACATGGCCGACATCGACCGCATGTACCGCTTCCTGGTTCGGGAGGACTTCTTCCCGACCCGCATCGAGTACGAGGCGTACCTGCTGTGGTGCGTGAATCGTCTCGACTCGCTTCGATTCGCCACCACCGTCGAGGAGGTCGTGTGGGACGCCGGGGCCGACGCCTTCCGCGTGACCATCCGCGTCGGTACGACGACCTCGACGGTGCTCGCCCGCCACGTCGTGGTCGGCATCGGCACCGAACCATTTGTTCCGCAAGCACTGTCGTCGGACTCACCGTCGGTGATCCACAGCTCGGACTACCTGTTCAACCAGGAGAAGGCGCTCGCCGCCGACACCGTCACGGTGATCGGTTCCGGGCAGTCGGGCGCCGAGATCGTCGTCGACCTGCTCGAGTCGAACCTGCGTGGCGGCCCCGCCGTCCGCTGGTGGACCCGCACCCCCTGGTTCGCTCCGCTGGACTTCACCAAACTGTCGCTGGAGATGACCACGCCCGCGTACATGGACTACTTCCACAGCCTGCCCGAGGCCGCACGGGACCGGGTTCGCCCGCAGCACTGGCAGTTCCACAAGGGCATCTCCACCGACACCCTTGACCGGCTCCACGATCTGCTGTACCGCCGTCAGCTGCAGGACAAGCTGAACCCGGTGCAACTGCGGATCTCCGTCGAGGTCGACGGTGTGGACACCCTCGCCGACGGCAAGCTGCAGGTACGCGGACGCCACCTCGACACCGGTTCCCAGCTGGCGCACACCACCGACATGGTCATCGCGTGCACCGGTTACCAGGCCCGCAAGGCTCACTTCCTCGGCCCCGTCGAGTCGTTCCTGCACCGTGATTCACGCGGACGGCTCGTCATCGGCGCCAATCACGAGATCGAGACCGAGCCCGCACTGACCAACCGCATCTTCGTGGCCAACGCCGAAGAGCACGCCCACGGCGTCTCGGCCCCCAACCTCGACATCGGTGCGGTCCGCAACGCGCGCATCCTCAACACCGTCCTCGGTCGTGAGGCCTACCGCCTGCCCAAGCAGACCGCGTTCACCAGCTTCGGTGCCACGGACGACGACGACGTCGTCGCGCCCTAG
- a CDS encoding pyridoxal phosphate-dependent decarboxylase family protein: protein MTRRSSRPTASEAAEGNSVIEDRQSTWGASRFARPGGGWADVGRSLAEAAAAVTEHHHGAPLPPGDPVAVLAAVTALLGPHGVPESGIGESEALTRLAHLVAEYGLDLTHPMAAAHLQPAPLSVAVAADALASATNASLDTYDSGPATLALETWTVQSLARMAGFGERAGGVFSPGGSISNLLALMIARDHTAARRGIDVRHDGVGALRRPVVFCSRVAHFSVHRACAALGLGESAVIPVDVDSQHRMIPEALEAAIRDAGAATPLAIVATAGTTDFGTVDPLPEIADIAERHEIWLHVDAAYGFGALFSDRLAGLLTGIDRADSVTLDLHKVGWQPAAASVMLLSDANRFVSLNRSVAYLNPDDDVEAGYNGLLGQTLQTTRRPDVLKVAATLLAYGRNTLGEMLEQCNDLAVYAEQRIATELQLELIAPVSLTTIVFRYRCADLDAVNGELRRRLITDGKALIGRTQVRVPGEDEPQTCLKLTLLNPETSESDIDELFDELLRVALEVESEGTATQGDTVQREEMLREEMMRVPE, encoded by the coding sequence ATGACCCGCCGTTCATCCCGACCCACCGCATCAGAGGCAGCAGAGGGGAACTCAGTGATCGAAGACCGCCAGTCGACTTGGGGTGCTTCACGATTCGCTCGGCCGGGAGGCGGCTGGGCCGATGTCGGTCGCAGTCTCGCCGAGGCGGCGGCCGCGGTCACCGAGCACCACCACGGCGCACCCCTGCCCCCGGGCGACCCCGTCGCGGTCCTCGCAGCGGTCACCGCGTTGCTCGGCCCGCACGGGGTCCCCGAATCCGGCATCGGCGAATCCGAGGCCCTCACCCGGCTGGCGCATCTGGTCGCGGAGTACGGCCTCGACCTCACCCATCCCATGGCCGCTGCGCATCTGCAGCCTGCCCCGCTGTCGGTGGCGGTCGCCGCAGACGCGCTGGCCAGCGCGACCAACGCCTCGCTGGACACCTACGATTCCGGGCCCGCGACGCTCGCGCTCGAGACCTGGACCGTCCAGTCGCTCGCGCGCATGGCCGGGTTCGGTGAACGCGCCGGCGGAGTGTTCAGTCCCGGTGGTTCGATCTCGAATCTGCTGGCGCTCATGATCGCGCGCGATCACACCGCCGCTCGCAGGGGAATCGACGTCCGCCATGACGGGGTCGGCGCACTGCGCCGTCCGGTGGTGTTCTGCTCGCGCGTCGCCCACTTCTCGGTGCACCGCGCATGCGCCGCACTGGGACTCGGCGAGTCCGCGGTCATCCCGGTGGACGTCGACTCACAGCACCGGATGATCCCCGAGGCCCTCGAGGCAGCGATACGCGACGCCGGTGCGGCCACCCCGCTGGCGATCGTCGCCACCGCCGGAACCACCGACTTCGGCACCGTCGACCCGCTGCCCGAGATCGCCGACATCGCCGAACGTCACGAGATCTGGCTGCACGTCGACGCCGCCTACGGATTCGGTGCGCTGTTCTCCGACCGGCTGGCCGGCCTGCTGACCGGCATCGATCGCGCCGATTCGGTGACCCTCGACCTGCACAAGGTCGGCTGGCAGCCCGCCGCGGCGAGCGTCATGCTGCTGTCGGACGCCAATCGCTTCGTCTCGCTGAACCGTTCGGTCGCCTACCTCAATCCCGACGACGACGTCGAAGCCGGCTACAACGGCCTTCTCGGCCAGACCCTGCAGACGACTCGCCGCCCCGACGTACTGAAAGTCGCCGCAACGCTGTTGGCCTACGGCCGGAACACACTCGGAGAGATGCTCGAGCAGTGCAACGACCTCGCGGTCTACGCCGAGCAGCGCATCGCGACCGAGCTCCAGCTCGAGCTGATCGCGCCGGTCTCGCTGACCACCATCGTGTTCCGCTACCGTTGCGCCGACCTCGACGCGGTCAACGGTGAGCTGCGACGCCGCCTGATCACCGACGGCAAGGCACTCATCGGGCGCACACAGGTGCGCGTGCCCGGCGAGGACGAACCCCAGACCTGCCTGAAGCTGACACTGCTCAATCCGGAGACCTCCGAGAGCGACATCGACGAACTGTTCGATGAACTCCTGCGAGTTGCTCTCGAGGTGGAATCCGAAGGCACCGCCACCCAAGGCGACACAGTCCAGCGCGAAGAAATGCTGCGCGAAGAGATGATGAGAGTACCCGAATGA
- a CDS encoding condensation domain-containing protein encodes MPELTEARYTLLRQRLSRAGTGIPDQVTTAEPATGGVPFGEFGIAERRMWKIYELDPQSLSHNIGLVLEFGGTRTVGSVVAAAELLVERFDVLRSVVEVDDSGVPRRRPVQRAGAWDASGSVWTWGGGATDGPEPAHAEDIDTDIDVDIDTVATRLTRTAFDLFTETPLRLRVSGVDGAVTMILVVHHLAVDDTSWPLLLGTLVSGSWPGDLGADARPGTPDTATAADAAERAVRHALTTWAADDVRHPLSGELPTESAEESWLSPMDDREGIKAAVPVAHDSLTAFTRVAQTVGATPNALLIGVCSLATYALTGAADHVLVVPADNRHRAQSPQHIGYCGNIIPMRFGIDPSATVEQNLREAGAVIYRAMEHAGTDFGPILTALRQQGGRFPIMEIMASVRPAPLRGIPQPADAPVTCRSVFNGIANYPLSIAFEADDTTTHVEVDHQPGVVADEVAARATVVLTSLVDLIPASLTDTVSALIGTVEQRVAQKLTVG; translated from the coding sequence ATGCCGGAGTTGACCGAAGCGCGATACACGCTGCTGCGGCAGCGTCTCTCCCGCGCCGGCACCGGAATTCCCGATCAGGTCACGACCGCCGAGCCCGCAACCGGGGGTGTGCCGTTCGGGGAGTTCGGCATCGCCGAACGCCGGATGTGGAAGATCTATGAGCTCGACCCGCAATCGTTGTCCCACAACATCGGTCTCGTCCTCGAGTTCGGCGGCACCCGCACCGTCGGCTCGGTGGTCGCCGCGGCCGAGCTGCTCGTCGAACGCTTCGACGTGCTGCGTTCGGTCGTCGAGGTCGACGACTCCGGGGTGCCGCGTCGCCGTCCCGTGCAGCGCGCGGGCGCCTGGGATGCGTCGGGTTCGGTGTGGACGTGGGGCGGCGGCGCGACCGATGGCCCGGAGCCCGCCCACGCCGAAGACATCGACACCGACATCGACGTCGACATCGACACCGTCGCCACCCGCCTGACCCGCACCGCCTTCGACCTGTTCACCGAAACCCCGCTGCGACTGCGGGTCTCCGGCGTCGACGGCGCCGTGACGATGATCCTCGTCGTCCATCACCTCGCAGTGGACGACACGTCCTGGCCGCTGCTGTTGGGAACCCTGGTGTCCGGGTCGTGGCCGGGCGACCTCGGTGCCGACGCCCGGCCGGGTACCCCGGATACCGCCACGGCAGCCGATGCCGCCGAACGCGCTGTGCGCCACGCACTCACGACGTGGGCAGCCGACGACGTCCGTCATCCGCTGTCGGGAGAGCTGCCCACCGAGAGCGCCGAGGAGAGCTGGCTCTCCCCGATGGACGACCGCGAGGGCATCAAGGCCGCCGTCCCGGTGGCGCACGACTCGCTCACGGCCTTCACCCGGGTCGCCCAGACCGTCGGAGCGACACCGAACGCTCTGCTGATCGGCGTCTGCTCACTGGCCACGTACGCGCTGACCGGAGCCGCCGACCACGTCCTGGTGGTCCCCGCCGACAACCGGCACCGAGCACAGTCGCCACAGCACATCGGCTACTGCGGCAACATCATTCCGATGCGCTTCGGGATCGACCCGTCGGCCACGGTCGAGCAGAACCTGCGTGAGGCCGGTGCGGTCATCTACCGCGCGATGGAGCACGCCGGCACGGACTTCGGGCCGATCCTGACCGCACTGCGGCAGCAGGGTGGCCGCTTCCCGATCATGGAGATCATGGCGTCGGTGCGTCCGGCGCCGCTGCGCGGCATCCCGCAACCCGCCGACGCCCCGGTGACCTGCCGGTCGGTGTTCAACGGGATCGCCAACTACCCCCTGTCCATCGCCTTCGAGGCCGACGACACCACCACGCACGTGGAGGTCGATCACCAGCCGGGCGTCGTCGCCGACGAGGTGGCCGCACGCGCCACCGTCGTGCTCACCTCGCTCGTCGACCTGATCCCGGCCTCGTTGACCGACACCGTCTCCGCGCTGATCGGAACCGTCGAGCAGCGCGTCGCACAGAAACTCACCGTCGGATGA
- a CDS encoding penicillin acylase family protein, whose translation MTGTPTGTVPASEILRDAHGIPHVLAATPVGALYGQGRACAQDRRWQIEFMRLRAEGRTAEVFGESCVEWDTFARRAQLDAVAKRIFGASSDRTRALITAYVDGVNSTLGDFGDRGADSDAPELAALNHRPEAWQPWTPISVFIMHHVLFGRFTTKLFRLHACRTLGLDALRFWDFETRDLDPTMPPMPDQAFLDEILALTEPSAPRDPAPAVDLGDPMSGSNAWGVGAARSSTGSPIVAGDPHRFLELPGIYQQFHLAATESDPAGDMAPFDVAGFAFAGVPGVPHFCQGDEIAWGITNAMGDYQDLYLERLSRDDAGVLVVEVPGGGRVEAAVHTEQITVRNAEPVAVEVITTPNGAIVFGGPDESFAMSLRSPMLSEDVTFDAPLDLLFARTMADVEAALSSWTEPVNRAVIAHADGSVATHVAGRVPVRASENYWLPVPGWEARHQWQGYEAGSLGDPDFDATTPGAGVTVTANQRMSDVPPLQPMTSECVEPFRSVRITELLDGLDSVSPQDCADIHADIRLEQAEVVQELLSRIRGTNAEAEEIRRRLVAWDTTMAADSTDAYLYAEFRTQLVLGVARTDVLAPLRGPHGFPAVFQPWFVPEPRLATALTSVVANTDSIGIDIEAVAVEALTAVHARIEALGTIPTWGSVHVLAPIHGFDLVGASPHHPELFAGLRPVPLPLAGDAECVFANAAAVGSHMCITGAAARYVWDLADPGASRWVVPLGACGDPRSDHFQDQAPLWARGELIDVVRDWDTLRAQASADHTDRQLEGDPCRS comes from the coding sequence ATGACCGGTACCCCCACGGGGACCGTCCCGGCGTCGGAGATCCTCCGCGACGCCCACGGAATCCCCCACGTGCTCGCGGCCACCCCGGTCGGCGCACTGTACGGACAGGGTCGTGCGTGCGCACAGGATCGCCGGTGGCAGATCGAGTTCATGCGACTGCGCGCCGAGGGGCGTACCGCCGAGGTGTTCGGCGAATCCTGCGTCGAATGGGACACTTTCGCCCGTCGCGCGCAACTCGACGCGGTGGCGAAGAGGATCTTCGGGGCATCGTCGGACCGGACGCGCGCCCTCATCACCGCATACGTCGACGGCGTCAACAGCACCCTCGGAGACTTCGGAGACCGCGGGGCTGATTCGGACGCACCGGAACTCGCCGCGCTGAACCACCGGCCGGAGGCCTGGCAGCCCTGGACCCCGATCTCGGTGTTCATCATGCATCACGTGCTGTTCGGCCGGTTCACCACCAAGTTGTTCCGACTGCACGCGTGCCGGACGCTCGGTCTGGATGCGTTGCGGTTCTGGGATTTCGAGACCAGAGATCTCGACCCGACGATGCCGCCCATGCCGGACCAGGCGTTCCTCGACGAGATTCTCGCGCTCACCGAGCCCTCGGCGCCGCGAGACCCGGCGCCCGCCGTCGACCTCGGTGATCCGATGTCGGGCAGCAACGCCTGGGGAGTGGGCGCTGCGCGCAGCAGCACCGGTTCCCCGATCGTCGCAGGCGATCCCCATCGGTTCCTCGAGTTGCCGGGGATCTACCAGCAGTTCCACCTGGCCGCGACCGAATCGGACCCGGCTGGCGACATGGCGCCCTTCGACGTCGCGGGTTTCGCCTTCGCCGGTGTCCCCGGTGTGCCCCACTTCTGCCAGGGCGACGAGATCGCCTGGGGCATCACCAACGCCATGGGCGACTACCAGGATCTCTACCTCGAACGGCTGTCCCGGGACGACGCGGGCGTCCTGGTCGTCGAAGTGCCCGGTGGCGGCCGCGTCGAGGCCGCGGTCCACACCGAACAGATCACCGTCCGGAACGCCGAACCCGTTGCGGTGGAGGTCATCACCACACCCAACGGTGCGATCGTCTTCGGCGGTCCGGACGAGTCGTTCGCGATGAGCCTGCGTTCACCGATGCTGTCGGAGGACGTCACCTTCGACGCCCCGCTCGACCTGCTGTTCGCTCGGACGATGGCCGACGTCGAAGCAGCGTTGTCCTCGTGGACCGAGCCGGTGAACCGCGCCGTCATCGCCCACGCCGACGGCAGCGTCGCAACCCATGTGGCCGGCCGGGTCCCGGTCCGCGCGTCCGAGAACTACTGGCTCCCGGTACCCGGGTGGGAGGCCCGGCACCAGTGGCAGGGCTACGAGGCGGGTTCGCTCGGTGACCCGGACTTCGACGCCACCACCCCCGGTGCGGGCGTCACCGTCACGGCCAACCAGCGGATGTCCGACGTCCCACCGCTGCAACCGATGACGAGCGAATGTGTGGAACCGTTCCGCTCGGTCCGGATCACCGAACTCCTGGACGGGCTCGACTCGGTGAGTCCGCAGGACTGCGCCGACATCCACGCCGACATCCGCCTCGAGCAGGCCGAGGTGGTCCAGGAGCTGCTCTCGCGGATTCGTGGCACCAATGCCGAGGCCGAGGAGATCCGTCGACGCCTCGTCGCCTGGGACACGACGATGGCCGCCGACAGCACCGATGCCTACCTGTACGCCGAGTTCCGCACCCAGCTCGTCCTCGGCGTCGCGCGCACCGATGTGCTGGCCCCGCTGCGCGGACCGCACGGCTTCCCGGCCGTGTTCCAGCCATGGTTCGTGCCCGAGCCCCGCCTGGCCACGGCACTGACATCAGTGGTCGCCAACACCGACAGCATCGGCATCGACATCGAGGCCGTGGCGGTCGAGGCACTGACCGCGGTCCACGCGCGCATCGAGGCGCTCGGGACCATTCCCACGTGGGGCAGCGTGCACGTGCTCGCGCCGATCCACGGCTTCGATCTGGTCGGCGCCTCACCGCACCATCCGGAACTGTTCGCCGGTCTGCGCCCGGTGCCGTTGCCGCTGGCGGGTGACGCCGAATGCGTCTTCGCCAACGCCGCCGCGGTGGGCTCGCACATGTGCATCACCGGTGCGGCCGCGCGCTACGTGTGGGACCTCGCCGACCCGGGTGCGAGCCGCTGGGTCGTGCCTCTGGGCGCCTGCGGAGATCCACGTTCCGACCACTTCCAGGACCAGGCCCCGCTGTGGGCCCGGGGGGAGCTCATCGACGTCGTACGCGACTGGGACACGTTGCGTGCGCAGGCTTCCGCCGACCACACCGACCGCCAACTCGAGGGGGACCCATGCCGGAGTTGA
- a CDS encoding IucA/IucC family protein gives MRSPGEPTGTSASGNHRQTYHTRIAKKILAEFSHERALHPTETGDGNYVVTSADGSTAYHFRADRLSLDSWAIDESSLRRVRDGAELPVDAITLVIDLAPMLGISPQALPDYLEEFINTLAISTDRPDERRIAAADLARADFQTIEKTMTEGHPCIVANAGRLGFSADDIDRYAPEVGNRFRLVWVAARREDCDVATVSDVDYDAMLVEELGEHTLADFDATLRESGCDPADYRYLPVHPWQWVEKVQKLYAADIAERRIVAVGESPDLYQAQQSIRTVFNASTPTRNYVKVALSIVNMGFTRGMSADYMRTTPLINNWVRGLVADDPYLTAIGFEMIFEVAAIGYRSPTFTPITQPGSEYRKILSALWRQSPVTLATADEQLSTMAALLHVDHHGAPLVGAFIERSGIPASEWVRRYLRTYLHPITYLLYRYELKFSPHGENLILILDDGIPVRAILKDIGEEVSVFGEPEGLPANCARVLTTEPDEIRNLGVLSDVFDDFLRPLAEVLHTQGLVDDAEFWSLVAQSLREFVTAHPDLEDKFAKWDLFAPEFGAVHMNGLQLRNNKRMVDIEDSYASLIDAGHRLTNPIAEREQVAPR, from the coding sequence GTGCGCTCGCCCGGCGAACCGACCGGCACGTCGGCCTCCGGGAACCACCGGCAGACCTATCACACCAGGATCGCCAAGAAGATCCTCGCCGAGTTCTCCCACGAACGGGCCTTGCATCCCACCGAGACCGGCGACGGCAACTACGTCGTGACCTCGGCCGACGGTTCCACCGCATATCACTTCCGCGCCGACCGGTTGTCCCTGGACAGCTGGGCGATCGACGAGTCGTCGTTGCGTCGCGTGCGCGACGGTGCCGAACTCCCGGTCGACGCGATCACACTCGTCATCGATCTGGCGCCGATGCTGGGAATCTCCCCGCAGGCCCTGCCGGACTACCTCGAGGAGTTCATCAACACCCTCGCCATCAGCACCGATCGTCCCGACGAACGACGCATCGCCGCAGCCGATCTCGCCCGCGCCGACTTCCAGACCATCGAGAAGACGATGACCGAGGGTCACCCGTGCATCGTCGCCAACGCCGGACGTCTGGGTTTCAGCGCCGACGACATCGACCGCTACGCCCCGGAGGTGGGCAACCGCTTCCGGCTCGTCTGGGTTGCCGCGCGCCGCGAGGACTGCGATGTCGCGACGGTCAGCGACGTCGACTACGACGCCATGCTCGTCGAGGAACTCGGCGAACACACGCTGGCCGACTTCGATGCCACTCTGCGTGAGTCGGGTTGCGATCCGGCCGATTACCGCTACCTGCCGGTGCACCCGTGGCAGTGGGTGGAGAAGGTCCAGAAGCTGTACGCCGCCGACATCGCCGAGCGGCGCATCGTCGCGGTCGGTGAGAGTCCGGACCTGTACCAGGCCCAGCAGTCGATCCGCACCGTCTTCAACGCCTCGACCCCGACCCGCAACTATGTGAAGGTCGCCCTGTCGATCGTGAACATGGGCTTCACCCGGGGAATGTCGGCGGACTACATGCGCACGACGCCGCTGATCAACAACTGGGTCCGTGGACTCGTCGCCGACGATCCGTACCTCACCGCCATCGGGTTCGAGATGATCTTCGAGGTCGCCGCGATCGGTTACCGCAGCCCCACTTTCACCCCCATCACGCAGCCGGGGTCGGAGTACCGCAAGATCCTGTCCGCGCTCTGGCGTCAGAGCCCGGTCACCTTGGCCACCGCCGACGAACAGCTCTCGACGATGGCCGCGTTGCTCCACGTCGACCATCACGGCGCACCACTGGTGGGTGCCTTCATCGAGCGCTCCGGAATCCCTGCGTCGGAATGGGTTCGGCGCTACCTGCGGACCTACCTGCACCCGATCACCTATCTGCTCTACCGGTACGAGCTGAAGTTCTCCCCCCACGGCGAGAACCTCATCCTCATCCTCGACGACGGCATCCCGGTCCGCGCCATCCTCAAGGACATCGGCGAAGAGGTGTCGGTGTTCGGTGAGCCCGAAGGACTTCCGGCGAACTGCGCGCGCGTGCTCACCACCGAACCCGACGAGATCCGCAATCTCGGTGTGCTCTCGGATGTTTTCGACGACTTCCTGCGGCCGCTCGCCGAGGTGCTCCACACGCAAGGTCTCGTCGACGACGCCGAGTTCTGGTCGCTGGTGGCGCAGAGCCTGCGCGAGTTCGTCACCGCGCACCCCGATCTCGAGGACAAGTTCGCCAAGTGGGACCTGTTCGCACCGGAGTTCGGGGCGGTGCACATGAACGGCCTGCAGTTGCGCAACAACAAGCGGATGGTCGACATCGAGGACTCCTACGCCTCGCTGATCGACGCCGGGCACCGGCTGACCAACCCAATCGCCGAACGCGAACAGGTGGCCCCGAGATGA
- a CDS encoding GNAT family N-acetyltransferase, translated as MTTSSAPTYDLSSVELDDVSHAATVHGWLTHPKAKYWDMLNSSVADVEKMIADTAAATAGTPYGMRLGYHDGVPQFLFELYDPTTSELADPASGYVPAEGDIGMHLLVAHSEQSLPGFTGAVMLHIMRTAILEVGAARVVVEPDVRNTAVHRLNASVGFRVDGDYPVGNKTAHLSYCTRADFLEVTDNGQSVGAVEVTDLGA; from the coding sequence ATGACCACTTCTTCCGCACCCACCTACGACCTGAGCTCGGTCGAACTCGACGACGTGTCGCACGCCGCGACGGTCCACGGGTGGCTCACCCACCCCAAGGCCAAGTACTGGGACATGCTCAACAGCTCGGTGGCCGACGTGGAGAAGATGATCGCCGACACCGCCGCGGCCACCGCCGGAACTCCGTACGGGATGCGCCTGGGGTATCACGACGGTGTCCCGCAGTTCCTCTTCGAACTCTACGACCCCACCACGAGCGAACTCGCCGACCCCGCAAGCGGATACGTCCCGGCCGAGGGCGACATCGGCATGCACCTCCTGGTCGCTCATTCCGAGCAGTCACTGCCCGGCTTCACCGGCGCGGTGATGCTGCACATCATGCGGACCGCGATTCTCGAGGTCGGCGCCGCACGCGTGGTCGTCGAACCCGATGTCCGCAACACCGCAGTACACCGGCTGAACGCGAGCGTCGGCTTCCGCGTCGACGGCGACTACCCGGTCGGCAACAAAACCGCCCACCTCAGCTACTGCACGCGCGCGGACTTCCTCGAGGTCACCGACAACGGACAGTCCGTCGGCGCCGTCGAGGTCACGGATCTGGGGGCGTAA